In Peromyscus eremicus chromosome 2, PerEre_H2_v1, whole genome shotgun sequence, a single genomic region encodes these proteins:
- the Podn gene encoding podocan, translating into MASSRGLSLLLLLPQLLLGPVLAVRAPGFGRSGTHSLSPEENEFVEEEQPVLVLSPEEPEPGPATIDCPRDCACSQEGVVDCGGIDLREFPGDLPEHTNHLSLQNNQLEKIYPEELARLQRLETLNLQNNRLTSRGLPEEAFEHLTSLNYLYLANNKLTLAPRFLPNALISVDFAANYLTKIYGLTFGQKPNLRSVYLHNNKLADAGLPDNMFNGSSNVEILILSSNFLRHVPKHLPPALYKLHLKNNKLEKIPPGAFSELSNLRELYLQNNYLTDEGLDNETFWKLSSLEYLDLSSNNLSRVPAGLPRSLVLLHLEKNVIQSVDADVLTPIRSLEYLLLHSNQLRAEGIHPLAFQGLKRLHTVHLYNNALQRVPSGLPRRVRTLMILHNQITGIGREDFATTYFLEELNLSYNRITSPQMHRDAFRKLRLLRSLDLSGNRLQTLPPGLPRNVHVLKVKRNELAALARGALAGMAQLRELYLTGNRLRSRALGPRAWVDLAGLQLLDIAGNQLTEIPQGLPPSLEYLYLQNNKISSVPANAFDSTPNLKGIFLRFNKLAVGSVVESAFRRLKHLQVLDIEGNFEFGGTSKDRGHTDEEEEEEEEEEEEEEEETGS; encoded by the exons ATGGCCAGCAGCAGGGGCCTAtcactcctgctgctgctgccacagcTGCTCCTGGGCCCCGTGCTGGCCGTGAGGGCACCTGGGTTTGGCCGCAGTGGCACCCACAGCCTGAGCCCTGAGGAGAATGAATTTGTGGAGGAGGAGCAGCCTGTGCTAGTCCTGAGCCCCGAGGAGCCAGAACCTGGCCCAGCCACCATCGACTGTCCCCGAGATTGTGCCTGCTCCCAGGAAGGTGTTGTGGACTGCGGTGGCATTGACCTGCGTGAGTTTCCAGGCGACCTGCCCGAGCACACCAACCATCTGTCCCTGCAG aACAACCAGCTGGAGAAGATCTACCCCGAGGAGCTGGCTCGGCTGCAGCGGCTGGAGACACTCAACCTTCAGAACAACCGCCTAACTTCCCGAG GGCTCCCAGAGGAGGCGTTTGAGCATCTGACTAGCCTCAATTACCTGTACCTGGCCAACAACAAG CTAACATTGGCACCCCGATTCCTGCCAAACGCCCTGATCAGTGTGGACTTCGCTGCCAATTATCTCACGAAGATCTACGGACTCACCTTTGGCCAAAAGCCAAATCTGAG GTCTGTGTACCTGCACAACAACAAGCTAGCAGATGCCGGGCTGCCGGACAACATGTTCAATGGCTCCAGCAACGTCGAGATCCTCATCCTGTCCAGCAACTTCCTGCGCCACGTGCCCAAACACCTGCCACCTGCCCTATACAAGTTGCATCTCAAG aACAACAAGCTAGAGAAGATCCCCCCTGGGGCCTTCAGTGAGCTGAGCAACCTACGAGAGCTGTACTTGCAAAACAACTACCTGACCGATGAAGGCCTGGACAATGAGACCTTCTG GAAGCTCTCCAGCCTGGAGTACCTGGACCTGTCCAGCAACAACCTGTCACGGGTCCCCGCTGGCCTTCCCCGCAGCCTGGTCCTGCTGCACCTGGAGAAGAACGTCATCCAGAGCGTAGACGCTGATGTGCTGACACCCATCCGCAGCCTTGAGTATCTACTGCTGCACAGCAACCAGCTGCGGGCTGAGGGCATCCACCCATTGGCATTCCAGGGCCTCAAGCGGCTGCACACAGTGCACCTCTACAACAATGCGCTGCAGCGCGTGCCCAGTGGCCTGCCCCGCCGAGTTCGGACCCTCATGATCCTGCACAACCAGATCACAGGCATCGGCCGTGAGGACTTCGCCACCACCTACTTCCTGGAAGAGCTCAACCTCAGCTATAACCGCATCACCAGCCCGCAGATGCACCGGGATGCCTTCCGCAAGCTGCGCCTGCTGCGCTCCCTGGACCTGTCTGGCAATCGCCTGCAAACCCTGCCTCCGGGCCTGCCTAGAAATGTACACGTGCTGAAGGTCAAGCGTAATGAGTTGGCCGCCCTGGCACGCGGGGCACTGGCTGGCATGGCCCAGCTACGGGAACTCTACCTCACAGGAAACCGACTGCGTAGCCGGGCCCTGGGGCCCCGTGCCTGGGTGGACCTTGCTGGTCTGCAG CTGCTGGACATCGCTGGGaaccaactcacagagatcccccagGGACTCCCCCCATCGCTTGAGTACCTGTACCTGCAGAATAACAAGATCAGCTCTGTTCCTGCCAACGCTTTTGACTCCACTCCCAACCTCAAGGGGATCTTTCTCAG ATTCAACAAGCTGGCCGTGGGCTCCGTGGTGGAAAGCGCCTTCCGGAGGCTGAAACACCTGCAGGTCCTGGACATTGAAGGCAACTTTGAGTTTGGTGGCACTTCCAAGGACCGGGGCCAcacagatgaggaagaggaagaagaggaggaggaagaggaggaggaagaagaggaaacaggatcatAA